A window from Peromyscus eremicus chromosome 5, PerEre_H2_v1, whole genome shotgun sequence encodes these proteins:
- the LOC131911227 gene encoding tubulin beta-2B chain, with protein MREIVHIQAGQCGNQIGAKFWEVISDEHGIDPTGSYHGDSDLQLERINVYYNEATGNKYVPRAILVDLEPGTMDSVRSGPFGQIFRPDNFVFGQSGAGNNWAKGHYTEGAELVDSVLDVVRKESESCDCLQGFQLTHSLGGGTGSGMGTLLISKIREEYPDRIMNTFSVMPSPKVSDTVVEPYNATLSVHQLVENTDETYCIDNEALYDICFRTLKLTTPTYGDLNHLVSATMSGVTTCLRFPGQLNADLRKLAVNMVPFPRLHFFMPGFAPLTSRGSQQYRALTVPELTQQMFDSKNMMAACDPRHGRYLTVAAIFRGRMSMKEVDEQMLNVQNKNSSYFVEWIPNNVKTAVCDIPPRGLKMSATFIGNSTAIQELFKRISEQFTAMFRRKAFLHWYTGEGMDEMEFTEAESNMNDLVSEYQQYQDATADEQGEFEEEEGEDEA; from the exons ATGCGAGAGATCGTGCACATCCAGGCGGGCCAGTGCGGCAACCAGATCGGCGCTAAG TTTTGGGAGGTCATCAGTGATGAGCATGGTATCGACCCCACTGGCAGTTACCATGGAGACAGTGATTTGCAGCTGGAAAGAATCAATGTATACTACAATGAAGCCACTG GTAATAAATATGTACCTAGGGCCATCCTGGTGGACCTGGAGCCGGGCACAATGGACTCAGTCAGGTCTGGACCATTTGGGCAGATTTTCAGGCCAGACAACTTCGTGTTCG GCCAGAGTGGTGCAGGAAATAACTGGGCCAAGGGCCACTACACAGAGGGTGCTGAGCTGGTGGACTCCGTCCTGGATGTAGTGAGGAAGGAGTCTGAAAGCTGTGACTGTCTCCAGGGCTTCCAGCTGACCCACTCACTGGGGGGAGGCACTGGCTCAGGCATGGGGACCCTGCTCATCAGCAAGATCCGGGAGGAGTACCCAGACCGCATCATGAACACCTTCAGTGTCATGCCCTCACCCAAGGTCTCTGACACTGTGGTGGAGCCCTATAATGCCACCCTCTCCGTGCACCAGCTGGTAGAGAACACAGATGAAACCTACTGCATCGACAACGAGGCCCTGTATGACATCTGCTTCCGCACCCTCAAGCTGACCACACCCACATATGGCGACCTCAACCACCTGGTGTCAGCCACCATGAGTGGGGTGACCACCTGCCTGCGCTTCCCAGGCCAGCTGAATGCAGACCTGCGCAAGCTGGCTGTGAACATGGTGCCCTTCCCACGCCTGCACTTCTTCATGCCAGGCTTCGCACCTCTGACCAGCAGGGGCAGCCAGCAGTACAGAGCCCTGACGGTGCCTGAGCTCACTCAGCAGATGTTCGACTCCAAGAACATGATGGCCGCCTGTGACCCGCGCCATGGCCGCTACCTGACCGTGGCCGCCATCTTCCGTGGCCGCATGTCCATGAAGGAGGTGGATGAGCAGATGCTCAACGTGCAgaacaagaacagcagctactTCGTGGAGTGGATCCCCAACAACGTGAAGACGGCCGTGTGTGACATCCCTCCTCGAGGCCTCAAGATGTCAGCCACCTTCATTGGCAACAGCACTGCCATCCAGGAGCTGTTTAAGCGCATCTCGGAGCAGTTCACTGCCATGTTCCGGCGCAAGGCCTTCCTGCACTGGTACACGGGTGAGGGCATGGACGAGATGGAGTTCACCGAGGCAGAGAGCAACATGAACGACCTGGTGTCTGAATACCAGCAGTACCAGGATGCCACGGCTGATGAGCAGGGCGAGTtcgaggaggaggagggcgaGGATGAGGCTTGA